One region of Cyanobium sp. M30B3 genomic DNA includes:
- a CDS encoding FHA domain-containing protein codes for MTATATLHLRDEPQKCLRLNPDRPLTIGRASGNQLALPTLPAVADHHAVVRFSSRHGWLVCDWQSSDGTYLEEERVLRCRPLGDGDEIRLGRSGPVLVFRLQQKPPGIPPPPLAPPPLAAVSRSHGSRAATVAIGGESIHLDQIRSVMVYTVARFPQLFSWWVLLSVALLLLLPIRIGPVWIFWPLQLVLLAAAVLLGSRKRHTLQVDLRDGQVRRHPFSNRRTALAHRNGIRQAISPGADPVQASRAR; via the coding sequence ATGACCGCGACTGCCACGCTGCACCTGCGGGATGAGCCGCAGAAGTGCCTGCGGCTCAATCCCGACCGCCCCCTCACCATCGGCCGCGCCAGCGGCAACCAGCTGGCCTTGCCAACGCTGCCGGCCGTGGCCGATCACCACGCCGTGGTGCGTTTTTCCAGTCGCCACGGCTGGTTGGTGTGCGACTGGCAGAGCAGCGATGGCACCTATCTGGAGGAGGAGCGGGTGCTGCGCTGCCGCCCCCTCGGCGATGGTGACGAGATCCGCCTGGGCCGCTCCGGTCCCGTGCTGGTGTTCCGCCTGCAGCAGAAGCCCCCTGGGATCCCACCCCCTCCGCTTGCGCCTCCACCCCTTGCTGCGGTCAGCCGCAGCCATGGCAGCAGAGCCGCCACGGTCGCCATCGGCGGGGAGAGCATCCACCTCGATCAGATTCGCTCGGTCATGGTGTACACCGTGGCCCGCTTCCCCCAGCTGTTCAGCTGGTGGGTGTTACTGAGTGTCGCCCTGCTGCTGCTGCTGCCCATCCGCATCGGCCCCGTCTGGATCTTCTGGCCCCTGCAGTTGGTCCTGCTGGCGGCGGCCGTGCTGCTGGGTTCCCGCAAGCGGCACACCCTGCAGGTGGACCTGCGCGATGGCCAGGTTCGCCGTCACCCCTTCAGCAACCGCCGCACGGCGCTGGCCCACCGCAACGGCATCCGCCAGGCGATCAGCCCAGGGGCCGATCCCGTTCAAGCAAGCCGAGCGCGATGA
- a CDS encoding transglycosylase domain-containing protein: METSPPAPSRSRLRLWRELARACVRGELMGRAAAIRQAWSGLCEHGATVELWQGQTCVRRLAVGEGRIRIGRDPACELALDSPSLSRVHAVLERRQPSDRDATLVDYDSTNGLFHRDRRIRSIALRHGDRVVLGSALKGDTPELRYQHRRSALELGVHALGIGSLVGTGLLASGMLMAATIAGGSKIRVIDGPVKILAADGRQIDAQQGSATALPSLADYPLHLRQALLASEEARFGWNSGIDLFGTLRSALRRTGGGSGLTQQVARLYYPAVGRDLSITRKLRELWVALQLEVGYSKNRILKMYLDRAHLGLGTDGFEQAAQLYFRKSARELDVAESAFLVGLLPSPNGYSPCHAPNQEQEAAALEQALLKRHGQLKERDQQRIAAVRNGPWLPVKRRNLVLELMHGQGHLSDQGLRDAQRQPLNIDSSACRESPITSYPFFADYVIGELEGRRFGLNLSGTEGGNYVAVSTIDPQLQALAQQQLQRFLEGPAAAVGLGQGALISLRPSTGEILAYVGGGNYARSSFDRVQALRQPGSTFKLFPFLAALEAGMGEQELVNCSALSFVAGCRQGNAPISVIDGLALSENVVALRVAERAGLDQVIRLARRLGISTPLDADYSGMLGGRETYLYELTRAYAVVANGGRWVPMHGVTRIYDLGVCQSLQSLEQCPERGVTVARGEQSRQVLPAEQAAAMDRMLRAAVVRGTGRGAALLSDARGKTGTTNDGVDVLFIGYSPAMDLVTGIWMGNDDNRPAAAASGALVAEFWGQIMAAATSRS; the protein is encoded by the coding sequence ATGGAGACGTCCCCCCCAGCTCCCAGCCGCTCGCGCCTGCGCCTCTGGCGGGAGCTCGCCAGGGCGTGCGTCAGGGGCGAGCTGATGGGGCGTGCGGCGGCCATCCGCCAGGCCTGGAGCGGCCTGTGTGAGCACGGGGCCACGGTGGAGCTGTGGCAGGGCCAGACCTGCGTGCGGCGCCTTGCGGTGGGCGAGGGCCGCATCCGCATCGGCCGTGACCCCGCGTGTGAGCTGGCCCTCGACTCCCCCAGCCTCAGCCGGGTGCATGCGGTGCTGGAGCGGCGGCAACCCAGCGACCGGGACGCGACGCTGGTGGATTACGACTCCACCAACGGCCTGTTTCACCGCGACCGGCGCATCCGTTCCATCGCCCTGCGCCATGGCGACAGGGTGGTGCTGGGATCGGCGCTGAAGGGCGACACGCCCGAGCTGCGCTATCAGCACCGGCGCAGTGCCCTGGAGCTGGGGGTGCATGCCCTGGGCATCGGCAGCCTGGTGGGGACAGGCCTGCTGGCCTCGGGGATGCTGATGGCGGCCACGATCGCCGGCGGCTCGAAGATCCGGGTGATCGATGGGCCGGTGAAGATCCTCGCGGCCGATGGCCGGCAGATCGACGCCCAGCAGGGATCGGCCACCGCCCTGCCGTCGCTGGCCGACTATCCCCTGCATCTGCGCCAGGCGCTGCTGGCCTCGGAGGAGGCGCGCTTTGGCTGGAACAGTGGCATCGACCTGTTCGGCACCCTGCGCTCCGCCCTGCGCAGAACGGGCGGAGGCAGCGGGCTCACCCAGCAGGTGGCGCGGCTCTATTACCCCGCGGTGGGGCGCGATCTGAGCATCACCCGCAAGCTGCGTGAGCTGTGGGTGGCGCTGCAGCTGGAGGTGGGTTACAGCAAGAACCGCATCCTGAAGATGTATCTCGACCGGGCCCATCTGGGGCTCGGCACCGACGGCTTCGAGCAGGCCGCCCAGCTCTATTTCCGCAAGTCGGCCCGGGAGCTGGATGTCGCCGAATCGGCCTTTCTGGTGGGGCTGCTGCCCAGTCCCAACGGCTACAGCCCCTGCCATGCCCCCAACCAGGAGCAGGAGGCGGCGGCGCTGGAGCAGGCGTTGCTGAAGCGCCATGGCCAGCTCAAGGAGCGGGACCAGCAGCGGATCGCGGCCGTGCGCAACGGCCCCTGGCTGCCCGTGAAGCGCCGCAACCTGGTGCTGGAGCTGATGCACGGCCAGGGTCATCTGAGTGACCAGGGCCTGCGCGACGCCCAGCGTCAGCCGTTGAACATTGATTCCTCGGCCTGCCGTGAATCGCCGATCACCAGCTATCCCTTCTTTGCCGACTACGTGATCGGTGAGCTGGAGGGACGGCGCTTCGGCCTCAATCTCTCCGGCACGGAAGGCGGCAACTACGTGGCCGTGAGCACGATCGACCCGCAGCTGCAGGCCCTGGCCCAACAGCAGCTGCAGCGGTTTCTGGAGGGGCCGGCAGCCGCGGTGGGTCTGGGGCAGGGAGCCCTGATCAGCCTGCGGCCGAGCACGGGTGAAATCCTGGCCTATGTGGGCGGCGGCAACTACGCGCGCTCCAGCTTCGATCGCGTGCAGGCCCTGCGCCAGCCCGGTTCCACCTTCAAGCTGTTCCCCTTTCTCGCTGCCCTGGAGGCCGGCATGGGGGAGCAGGAGCTGGTGAACTGCTCGGCCCTGAGCTTTGTGGCCGGCTGCCGCCAGGGCAACGCCCCGATCAGCGTGATCGACGGCCTGGCGCTCTCGGAGAACGTGGTGGCCCTGCGCGTGGCGGAGCGGGCGGGACTGGATCAGGTGATCCGGCTGGCGCGGCGGCTGGGCATCAGCACACCGCTGGATGCCGACTACTCGGGGATGCTCGGCGGCCGGGAGACCTATCTCTATGAGCTGACCCGGGCCTATGCGGTGGTGGCCAATGGCGGCCGCTGGGTGCCGATGCACGGGGTGACGCGCATCTACGACCTGGGGGTCTGCCAGTCGCTGCAGAGCCTGGAGCAATGCCCGGAGCGCGGGGTGACCGTGGCCCGGGGCGAACAGAGCCGGCAGGTGCTGCCGGCGGAGCAGGCCGCTGCGATGGACCGCATGCTGCGGGCGGCGGTGGTGCGGGGCACGGGCCGAGGTGCGGCGCTGCTGAGCGATGCCCGCGGCAAGACCGGCACCACCAACGACGGCGTGGATGTGCTGTTCATCGGCTACTCACCGGCGATGGACCTGGTGACGGGGATCTGGATGGGCAATGACGACAACAGGCCGGCGGCGGCGGCCAGCGGCGCCCTGGTGGCTGAGTTCTGGGGGCAGATCATGGCGGCAGCCACAAGCCGGAGCTGA
- the blaOXA gene encoding class D beta-lactamase — protein MGKSLTLLAVALLTLPTPAPAAPAAPAPWREQPAVAELFRAAGVEGTFVLLDERSGELRGHNRRRAEQRFSPASTFKIANALIGLSVGAVPSVEEVIPYTGDANPFMREWLEPMGLRGAMAVSNVPIYQELARRIGLQRMGEAIQRLDYGNGQIGTNVTTFWLRGPLAISAVEQTRFLAGLAHQSLPFPRRAQQQVAEITRVDAGPGWSLHAKTGWQNAPDAGVGWWVGWVRRGEQITPFALNIAMAGATDAPKREQLGRASLQALGLLPQGPMPTP, from the coding sequence ATGGGCAAATCCCTCACCCTGCTGGCGGTGGCCCTGCTGACCCTGCCCACCCCCGCCCCAGCCGCCCCAGCCGCCCCAGCCCCCTGGCGTGAGCAGCCGGCCGTGGCCGAGCTCTTCCGCGCGGCTGGTGTGGAGGGCACCTTCGTGCTGCTGGATGAGCGCAGCGGGGAGCTGCGGGGCCACAACCGCCGCCGAGCGGAGCAGCGCTTCTCGCCAGCCTCCACCTTCAAGATCGCCAACGCCCTGATCGGCCTGTCCGTCGGGGCGGTGCCCAGCGTGGAGGAGGTGATCCCCTACACGGGCGATGCCAACCCGTTCATGCGCGAGTGGCTGGAGCCGATGGGGCTGCGCGGCGCCATGGCGGTGTCGAACGTGCCGATCTATCAGGAGCTGGCTCGCCGCATTGGCCTGCAGCGCATGGGCGAGGCGATCCAGCGGCTGGATTACGGCAACGGGCAGATCGGCACCAACGTGACCACCTTCTGGTTGCGGGGCCCGCTGGCGATCAGCGCCGTGGAGCAGACCCGCTTTCTCGCCGGCCTCGCCCACCAGTCGCTGCCCTTCCCCCGCAGGGCCCAGCAACAGGTGGCCGAGATCACGCGGGTCGACGCGGGTCCGGGCTGGAGCCTGCACGCCAAGACTGGCTGGCAGAACGCCCCGGACGCCGGCGTGGGCTGGTGGGTGGGCTGGGTGCGGCGCGGGGAGCAGATCACCCCCTTTGCCCTCAATATCGCCATGGCCGGGGCTACCGATGCGCCGAAACGCGAGCAGCTGGGTCGCGCCAGTCTGCAGGCGCTGGGCCTGCTCCCGCAGGGGCCCATGCCCACGCCGTGA